In the genome of Synergistaceae bacterium, one region contains:
- a CDS encoding methyl-accepting chemotaxis protein, with amino-acid sequence MSIVQWFKNFSTEMKTLTLVFTMVFLLLIIVFTGYSTNKEIFSTMDAMFADYVRPVIYMGEMKSLVLQNRRMIVNMTIMDDRQESGDYAKRVLENRKKIADIIERYGNTIMVPEEERLLANLRRITSQLIMKQDEALIVGQLPLIEVPENFTLRMVHGGDIALVEDEYIDIIEKIVDILTEHCELKNIQINEEGRRGNIKTITIAVLATLVGLFMGIYISHTITNSIKKIQNSIKHFAEGDLTHKFPIVGKDELAVMGRGLQEMADKLSHIIGSIQGASNDITTTAQEFSSLAEETNASTEEFRSGVEEMSANFDILASTGEEVNASVEEVATGAQTTAEKGTAIASGVEDAMRAGDHGMSAVRHAADRIEMVAQNASATAQSVQELGKRTRQIQDFVSQIGGIADQTNLLALNAAIEAARAGEAGRGFAVVAEEVRKLAEESNVAAKSIAELASTITGDLDTVVRMSLENAKESDGAKGLSKETEQIIESILGYLREISAATQDLAAVSEEQAASSEEIASAIQDIATKVQSTTEAGKKVRIGIADVASSSERIAVGSEELSQLANKMNELMAFFKTEAFDGGIQKKMVKALPIRQKSGKLA; translated from the coding sequence ATGTCGATTGTGCAATGGTTTAAAAATTTCAGCACCGAGATGAAAACTTTAACGCTCGTTTTTACTATGGTTTTTCTTTTGTTGATAATAGTTTTTACAGGATATTCGACGAACAAAGAAATCTTTAGCACTATGGATGCCATGTTTGCTGACTACGTCCGACCGGTCATTTACATGGGAGAGATGAAATCCTTGGTCCTTCAGAACAGGCGCATGATCGTGAATATGACGATTATGGACGACAGACAAGAGTCTGGAGACTACGCAAAACGCGTCTTGGAGAACAGAAAAAAGATCGCTGATATCATAGAGCGATACGGCAATACGATAATGGTGCCGGAAGAGGAAAGATTGCTCGCAAATCTGCGACGTATAACTTCCCAGCTCATCATGAAACAAGACGAGGCTTTGATCGTAGGGCAGCTTCCTTTGATAGAGGTGCCAGAGAATTTTACTTTGCGTATGGTGCATGGTGGTGACATCGCTTTAGTCGAGGATGAATATATCGACATCATCGAAAAGATCGTTGATATTCTCACCGAGCACTGTGAACTAAAGAACATACAGATCAATGAGGAGGGCAGAAGAGGAAATATAAAGACGATTACCATTGCGGTTTTGGCGACGCTCGTCGGGCTTTTTATGGGCATCTACATTTCTCACACAATAACCAACTCCATCAAAAAAATTCAGAACAGCATTAAACACTTCGCCGAAGGGGACCTTACCCACAAGTTCCCCATCGTTGGTAAAGACGAGCTCGCCGTTATGGGGCGCGGGCTGCAAGAGATGGCGGATAAATTGAGTCACATTATCGGGTCTATCCAGGGAGCGAGTAACGACATTACCACCACGGCCCAAGAGTTTTCTTCCCTTGCGGAGGAAACGAACGCGAGCACTGAGGAATTTCGCTCCGGCGTAGAAGAAATGAGCGCTAACTTCGACATCCTGGCTTCCACGGGAGAAGAGGTTAATGCTTCTGTAGAGGAAGTCGCGACAGGAGCGCAGACTACTGCGGAGAAGGGAACAGCCATTGCGAGCGGAGTCGAGGACGCGATGCGGGCTGGTGACCATGGAATGTCCGCGGTTCGTCACGCCGCCGATAGGATAGAGATGGTAGCCCAAAATGCCTCGGCTACGGCTCAGTCCGTCCAGGAACTGGGCAAAAGAACTCGCCAGATACAGGACTTCGTTTCTCAAATAGGCGGCATAGCGGACCAGACAAACCTCCTGGCGCTCAACGCGGCTATTGAGGCCGCGCGGGCGGGAGAAGCCGGCCGTGGATTCGCCGTTGTGGCGGAAGAGGTTCGTAAACTCGCGGAGGAGAGTAACGTGGCGGCAAAGAGTATCGCGGAGTTGGCCTCCACTATCACCGGGGACCTGGACACGGTGGTCCGTATGTCTCTAGAAAATGCTAAAGAATCCGACGGCGCGAAAGGTCTCTCTAAGGAAACGGAACAGATCATCGAAAGCATATTGGGATACCTGAGGGAGATCTCCGCCGCGACCCAGGATCTGGCAGCGGTTTCGGAAGAACAGGCGGCATCCAGCGAAGAGATAGCCTCAGCCATACAGGACATCGCCACAAAGGTACAATCCACTACGGAGGCCGGCAAGAAGGTCAGAATTGGTATCGCGGACGTTGCCTCTTCCTCGGAGCGTATAGCTGTCGGTTCGGAGGAATTGTCTCAGCTGGCAAACAAGATGAACGAGCTGATGGCATTCTTCAAAACGGAAGCCTTT